In Sulfitobacter sp. W027, a single window of DNA contains:
- the rplT gene encoding 50S ribosomal protein L20, with product MSRVKGGTVTHARHKKIIKAAKGYYGRRKNVFKVATQAVDKANQYATRDRKNRKRNFRALWIQRINAAVRSHDEALTYSRFINGLSLAGIEVDRKVLADLAVHEPEAFGAIVKQAQDALAA from the coding sequence ATGTCCCGAGTAAAAGGTGGTACAGTCACCCACGCGCGTCACAAGAAGATCATTAAAGCCGCAAAAGGCTACTATGGTCGGCGCAAAAACGTCTTCAAGGTCGCCACACAGGCGGTCGACAAGGCCAACCAATATGCAACGCGTGACCGCAAGAACCGCAAGCGCAACTTCCGCGCCCTGTGGATTCAGCGGATCAACGCCGCCGTGCGCAGCCACGACGAAGCACTGACATACAGCCGCTTCATCAACGGTCTGTCGCTGGCCGGTATCGAAGTGGACCGTAAGGTTCTGGCCGATCTGGCCGTGCATGAGCCCGAAGCCTTTGGCGCGATCGTCAAGCAGGCACAGGACGCACTGGCAGCCTAA